A DNA window from Aureibaculum sp. 2308TA14-22 contains the following coding sequences:
- a CDS encoding Crp/Fnr family transcriptional regulator, with protein MKNILLREKLTSYFNVVFEEELIDEIIRVGIYKKVKKNELLLDLGDKFDKIPLILSGAIKISREDDNGDEIVLYYLEHGDTCTITFGSGLHGAKSEVRGVAEMDSEIIFIPVAKMDEWLANYKSWRTFVIDSYNTRLSEMIEAIDTLAFLKMDERLFKYLSDKVKVMGDTILKTTHQEIAQDLNTSRVVVSRLLKQLENEQKIKLFRNRIEVLEY; from the coding sequence ATGAAGAATATACTTTTACGAGAAAAGTTAACATCCTATTTCAACGTAGTTTTTGAAGAAGAATTGATTGACGAAATAATCCGTGTAGGTATATATAAAAAAGTTAAGAAAAATGAACTATTGTTGGATTTAGGTGATAAATTCGATAAGATTCCACTTATTCTTTCTGGAGCCATAAAAATTAGTCGTGAAGATGATAATGGTGATGAAATTGTATTGTATTATTTAGAACATGGCGACACTTGCACCATTACATTTGGTAGTGGCTTGCATGGTGCAAAAAGCGAGGTACGAGGAGTAGCCGAAATGGATTCTGAAATTATTTTTATACCCGTTGCCAAGATGGACGAATGGTTGGCTAACTATAAATCATGGCGAACTTTTGTAATTGATAGCTACAATACACGTCTGTCTGAAATGATTGAAGCGATTGACACTCTAGCGTTTCTAAAAATGGACGAACGCTTGTTTAAGTATTTATCTGATAAGGTAAAGGTAATGGGAGATACTATTTTAAAGACTACACATCAAGAAATTGCACAAGATTTAAATACATCAAGAGTAGTAGTTTCAAGATTATTAAAACAACTTGAAAACGAACAAAAAATTAAACTTTTTAGGAATAGAATAGAAGTATTAGAGTATTAA
- a CDS encoding YeeE/YedE family protein: MDYILQPWQWYVAGPAIALVMLLLFYFGKTFGVSSNLESICTIAGAGKFNSYFKSDWTKNTWNLVFIVGAILGGFITYQWLSPNEVIAINPQTVQDLSEIGFQNAGQTYLPQELFSLDSILSFKGIVILLLGGFLVGFGARYAGGCTSGHAIVGLSNLEIPSLIAVIGFFIGGLVMTWLLIPLIF, translated from the coding sequence ATAGATTATATTTTACAACCTTGGCAATGGTATGTTGCCGGCCCAGCAATTGCCTTAGTAATGCTGTTGCTGTTTTATTTTGGAAAAACCTTTGGAGTTTCCTCAAATTTAGAAAGTATATGCACCATAGCAGGTGCGGGCAAGTTCAATAGCTATTTTAAGTCTGATTGGACCAAAAACACTTGGAATCTCGTGTTTATTGTTGGAGCCATACTTGGTGGATTTATAACCTACCAATGGCTTTCTCCAAACGAAGTAATTGCTATAAACCCGCAAACAGTTCAAGATTTGTCAGAAATTGGATTTCAGAATGCGGGTCAAACCTATTTGCCACAAGAACTATTTTCGCTAGATTCAATCTTATCATTTAAAGGGATAGTTATTTTGCTACTTGGCGGATTTCTAGTCGGTTTCGGGGCACGATACGCTGGCGGTTGTACGTCAGGCCATGCCATTGTGGGTTTGAGCAATTTAGAAATTCCGTCGTTAATAGCGGTAATCGGATTTTTTATTGGCGGTTTGGTAATGACATGGTTATTAATTCCTTTAATTTTTTAA
- a CDS encoding DUF6691 family protein encodes MKFVKFFIVGILFGIVLSKAEVISWYRIYEMFKFQSFHMYGIIGSAVIIGIVLVQLFKKGTIKNKDGVEIIIPPKKNAFKANLFGGIIFGLGWALVGACPGPMFILLGRGAVAIAIVILGALLGAFVYHGVKNKLPN; translated from the coding sequence ATGAAATTTGTAAAGTTTTTTATAGTTGGCATTCTGTTCGGTATTGTACTTAGCAAGGCCGAAGTTATTTCGTGGTACAGAATTTACGAAATGTTTAAATTTCAATCTTTTCACATGTATGGCATTATCGGCTCTGCCGTAATTATCGGCATAGTACTTGTGCAATTGTTTAAAAAAGGGACAATCAAAAACAAAGACGGAGTGGAAATTATCATTCCCCCTAAAAAGAATGCTTTTAAGGCCAATTTGTTCGGTGGTATTATCTTCGGATTAGGCTGGGCATTGGTAGGTGCTTGTCCAGGGCCCATGTTTATTTTATTGGGTAGAGGTGCTGTGGCAATTGCCATTGTGATTTTAGGAGCTCTGTTGGGTGCTTTTGTGTATCACGGTGTTAAGAACAAATTACCCAATTAA
- the moaA gene encoding GTP 3',8-cyclase MoaA — protein sequence MLTDTFGRQITYLRLAVTDRCNLRCQYCMPAHGIDIVDRKELLTFKEMYRITRVLSELGVNKVRLTGGEPFVRKDFVKFLEMLSFNDLLEEVNITTNGVLIASHIKELEALKVKTINLSIDSLDKENFAKITRRDVFEDVFKTLEALEDSSLKLKLNCVVQSGVNTHEIIDFIELSKNKNIAIRFIEEMPFNGTGQRTTQEVWNYNKILDKIKSNYKEIIPVKSGKSSTSQNFKVPDYSGTFGIIPAFTRTICGDCNRIRITSTGMFKNCLFDNGVFNVRDFIRQGASNDDLKQLFLKIVKEKPENGFVAEANRKKDVSESMSTIGG from the coding sequence ATGTTAACCGATACTTTTGGCAGACAAATTACCTATTTACGATTGGCGGTAACCGATCGTTGTAACCTGCGTTGCCAATACTGTATGCCCGCACATGGTATTGATATTGTTGATAGAAAAGAGCTGCTTACTTTTAAAGAAATGTATCGTATCACAAGAGTATTGAGTGAGCTGGGCGTCAATAAAGTCCGCCTTACAGGTGGCGAACCTTTTGTCCGAAAAGATTTTGTGAAATTTTTAGAAATGCTTTCTTTTAATGATTTATTAGAAGAAGTAAACATTACTACAAACGGTGTGTTGATTGCGAGTCACATTAAGGAACTAGAAGCTTTAAAAGTCAAAACCATAAACCTGAGTATTGATAGCTTAGACAAAGAAAATTTTGCCAAAATTACTAGGCGTGATGTCTTTGAAGATGTTTTTAAAACCTTGGAAGCTTTAGAAGATAGTTCCCTAAAATTAAAACTGAATTGCGTGGTACAATCAGGTGTTAATACGCATGAAATTATAGACTTTATCGAGTTGAGCAAAAATAAAAATATTGCGATACGCTTTATCGAGGAAATGCCTTTTAACGGAACTGGGCAAAGAACAACCCAAGAAGTTTGGAACTATAACAAAATTCTAGACAAGATTAAATCAAATTATAAAGAGATTATTCCTGTAAAATCGGGTAAATCCTCAACATCGCAGAATTTTAAAGTGCCAGATTATTCAGGTACATTTGGTATAATTCCCGCCTTTACCAGAACTATTTGTGGCGATTGTAATCGCATTAGAATTACCTCAACGGGAATGTTTAAAAATTGCTTGTTCGATAACGGTGTATTTAACGTTCGAGATTTTATACGACAAGGAGCAAGTAATGACGATCTAAAACAACTTTTTTTAAAAATTGTAAAAGAAAAACCAGAAAACGGTTTTGTTGCGGAAGCAAATCGTAAAAAAGATGTTTCTGAAAGCATGTCAACTATTGGAGGGTAG
- a CDS encoding molybdopterin molybdotransferase MoeA has protein sequence MITSEKALEIILSQTQDFGIEEVPFLESLDRVLKEDIVADRDFPPFDRVSMDGIAINFETFDKGQNEFSIENVQAAGAEQLTLNNSQNCLEVMTGAVLPKNTDTVIPYELTEIRSGKVTIVTEKVKQGQNVHPQGFDRKQNDVLVKKNTVISSAEIGVLATVGKATVKVTKNPSVIIISTGDELVEVDSEPLNHQIRKSNVYTLVALLQQLKIEAKTAHVDDNKTILKQKIADFLKEYDVLMFSGAVSKGKFDFLPEILEELGVKKHFHKVKQRPGRPFWFGVKDPFSMSDSGEETGMSNKTTIFAFPGNPVSTFVGCLNYFNPWFQKSIGISHKNEHKAILSEDFIFKPELTYFLQVSLKNENGKLIATPKKGKGSGDLANLADADGFLELPADITEFKKGGVFPLIGYRKK, from the coding sequence ATGATAACATCAGAAAAGGCATTAGAAATAATACTATCCCAAACCCAAGATTTTGGCATTGAAGAAGTCCCATTTTTGGAATCTTTAGATCGTGTTTTAAAAGAGGATATTGTTGCCGATAGGGATTTTCCGCCGTTCGACCGTGTGAGTATGGACGGAATTGCCATCAATTTTGAGACTTTTGATAAAGGTCAGAATGAATTTTCAATTGAAAATGTCCAAGCCGCTGGAGCGGAACAGTTAACACTAAATAACTCTCAAAACTGTCTTGAAGTGATGACCGGAGCAGTGTTGCCAAAAAATACTGATACGGTAATTCCCTACGAATTGACAGAAATCCGGAGCGGAAAGGTGACTATAGTTACAGAAAAGGTAAAACAAGGTCAAAACGTGCATCCCCAAGGCTTTGATCGTAAACAAAACGACGTTTTGGTTAAAAAAAATACGGTAATTTCATCCGCTGAAATAGGTGTGTTGGCAACGGTTGGCAAAGCAACTGTAAAAGTGACCAAAAACCCTTCGGTAATCATTATTTCCACGGGCGATGAGCTAGTTGAAGTGGATTCAGAACCTTTAAATCACCAAATCAGGAAAAGCAATGTTTATACCTTGGTTGCATTGTTGCAGCAATTAAAAATTGAAGCAAAAACGGCTCATGTCGATGATAATAAAACCATTTTAAAACAGAAAATAGCAGATTTTTTAAAAGAATATGATGTGCTTATGTTCAGCGGAGCGGTAAGCAAAGGTAAATTCGATTTTTTACCTGAAATATTGGAAGAGCTAGGTGTTAAAAAACATTTCCATAAAGTAAAACAACGCCCAGGAAGACCCTTTTGGTTCGGGGTCAAAGACCCTTTTAGCATGAGTGATTCGGGTGAGGAAACTGGCATGTCAAATAAAACAACAATATTCGCTTTTCCCGGAAATCCTGTTTCCACGTTTGTGGGCTGTTTAAACTATTTTAATCCGTGGTTTCAAAAATCTATTGGAATTTCTCATAAGAATGAGCATAAGGCCATCCTGTCAGAAGATTTTATTTTTAAACCAGAATTAACCTATTTTTTACAAGTGAGCCTTAAAAATGAAAATGGAAAACTAATCGCCACACCAAAAAAAGGCAAAGGTTCAGGAGATTTGGCTAATTTAGCGGATGCAGATGGTTTTTTAGAATTGCCCGCTGATATAACCGAGTTTAAAAAAGGAGGAGTTTTTCCTTTGATTGGGTATAGAAAAAAATAG
- the moaC gene encoding cyclic pyranopterin monophosphate synthase MoaC, which translates to MKKQFSHINKKNQPKMVNVGDKSVTKRKAIAKAIMFLGKEIVSHFNTNDITTKKGPVFQTAIVAGIQAVKKTSDLIPMCHPLAINGVDINIEITDDEHAQVLCSVEVDGKTGVEMEALTGASVTALTIYDMCKSISQEMIIKEVKLLEKTGGKSDFKS; encoded by the coding sequence ATGAAAAAGCAATTCTCACATATCAATAAAAAAAACCAACCTAAAATGGTAAACGTTGGTGATAAATCCGTTACCAAACGTAAGGCTATCGCCAAAGCAATTATGTTTTTAGGTAAGGAGATAGTTTCCCATTTTAACACTAACGATATTACTACTAAAAAAGGACCAGTTTTTCAAACGGCTATTGTCGCCGGAATACAAGCGGTTAAAAAGACATCGGATTTAATACCGATGTGCCACCCGTTGGCTATAAATGGGGTAGATATTAATATTGAAATCACTGATGATGAGCATGCCCAAGTTTTATGTTCGGTAGAAGTAGATGGCAAGACAGGAGTTGAAATGGAGGCTTTAACAGGAGCTTCTGTTACGGCTTTGACTATTTACGATATGTGTAAAAGTATTTCCCAAGAAATGATTATTAAGGAAGTAAAGTTGTTGGAGAAAACAGGCGGAAAGTCAGATTTTAAAAGTTGA
- a CDS encoding NTP transferase domain-containing protein has protein sequence METKHQKHTKLKRRENENFAPNEIAILGTKCSIIADFVQKMSKKLEKRARIGYLDASHSDSVFQPDYDSFVTHHSGILNTTVRTDLNEYNERIRFSQYDLVFINGNHFQGEKQILILDNEKEASLKKRLDQLTRIQFVIKLNDDSKYFDFLIEKFPHIKNIKCYSINDEDAISRHLNNLIQEKIAPVQGLVLAGGKSTRMGKDKTELEYHGKPQRDYAIQLLEKNLLNTYVSVAESQEDDFKTISDKFVNLGAFGAICSAFQHNPNKAWLVLATDLPFVNDDIIQLLLKNRNPKKIATAIKGKGKAFVEPLITIYEPKAYPILLSYLAQGYSCPRKVLINSEVEIVEVNDDLIRNINTPEEYQQAIKEING, from the coding sequence ATGGAAACTAAACACCAAAAACATACAAAATTAAAAAGGCGTGAAAACGAGAATTTTGCTCCTAATGAAATAGCCATTTTAGGCACAAAATGCTCAATTATTGCTGATTTTGTTCAAAAAATGAGCAAAAAACTCGAAAAAAGAGCGAGAATTGGCTATTTAGACGCTTCGCATAGTGATTCGGTTTTTCAACCGGATTACGATAGTTTTGTAACTCATCATTCGGGAATTTTAAATACAACGGTGAGGACGGATTTAAACGAATACAACGAGCGGATCCGTTTTTCTCAATACGATCTGGTTTTTATCAATGGTAATCATTTTCAAGGTGAAAAACAGATTTTGATTTTGGACAATGAGAAAGAAGCATCGCTCAAAAAACGCTTAGACCAATTAACTCGAATTCAATTTGTCATCAAACTAAATGACGATTCAAAGTATTTCGATTTTTTAATTGAGAAATTCCCGCATATAAAGAATATTAAATGTTACTCAATAAATGATGAAGATGCTATTTCGAGGCATCTCAATAATTTAATACAAGAAAAAATCGCTCCCGTTCAAGGATTGGTGCTTGCGGGCGGTAAAAGCACCCGAATGGGCAAAGACAAAACGGAATTGGAATACCACGGCAAACCACAACGCGACTATGCTATTCAATTACTTGAAAAGAATTTGTTGAACACCTATGTTTCCGTTGCTGAAAGTCAGGAGGATGATTTTAAAACGATTTCTGACAAATTTGTAAATTTAGGAGCGTTCGGAGCCATTTGTTCGGCCTTTCAGCACAATCCTAACAAGGCGTGGTTAGTATTGGCAACAGATTTACCTTTTGTAAATGACGATATTATCCAGTTGTTGTTAAAAAACAGAAATCCCAAGAAAATAGCCACAGCAATAAAAGGAAAAGGCAAGGCTTTTGTAGAACCTTTAATTACTATTTACGAGCCAAAGGCATATCCCATTTTATTAAGTTATTTGGCACAGGGCTATTCTTGTCCGCGTAAAGTATTGATTAATTCAGAGGTTGAAATTGTTGAGGTTAATGATGATTTAATACGAAATATCAATACGCCCGAAGAATATCAACAAGCCATAAAGGAAATTAATGGCTAA
- a CDS encoding DUF1835 domain-containing protein, with protein sequence MAKVLHILNGDSTAEILKKTSIEGDIVVWREMLCEGPVCNEVGSDEFWLQRYDYFENELGVDKLEYYDKTIKEIIKLEEVSNYDEVVLWYEYDLFCQINLMALCTYLLQHYSKSVTYYLVCTGKQKDKQQLQTLGDYSPDLYPKLLEDKIKLSRNNLVFAKQCWEMYVENNPEKLKSFDFAQQPKFAYFKIAIDQHLKRFPKANGLNQIQQKLLELIDPGNFTKNQIIRELLLWQRNETVYGFGDLQYALYLDKLKDYYSINGEIYQLNEKGKKIVDF encoded by the coding sequence ATGGCTAAGGTATTACACATATTAAATGGTGATAGCACGGCTGAAATTTTAAAAAAAACTTCAATTGAAGGTGATATTGTTGTCTGGCGGGAAATGCTTTGCGAAGGCCCGGTTTGTAATGAAGTTGGGAGTGATGAATTTTGGTTGCAACGATATGACTATTTTGAAAATGAATTAGGAGTTGACAAATTAGAATACTACGACAAAACCATAAAAGAAATTATTAAGTTAGAAGAAGTGTCTAACTATGATGAAGTTGTGCTATGGTATGAATATGACTTGTTTTGTCAGATAAATTTAATGGCATTATGTACCTATTTACTGCAGCATTACAGCAAATCGGTAACCTATTATTTAGTTTGTACAGGTAAACAAAAGGACAAACAACAATTACAGACCTTAGGGGATTACAGTCCTGATTTGTATCCCAAATTATTGGAAGACAAGATAAAATTAAGTCGGAATAACCTTGTGTTCGCCAAGCAATGTTGGGAAATGTACGTCGAAAACAATCCTGAAAAGTTAAAAAGTTTTGATTTTGCCCAACAGCCCAAATTCGCTTATTTTAAAATAGCTATCGATCAACATTTAAAACGTTTTCCAAAAGCAAACGGACTGAACCAAATCCAACAAAAATTATTGGAACTAATTGATCCTGGAAATTTTACAAAAAACCAAATCATCAGAGAACTATTGCTGTGGCAAAGAAACGAAACTGTTTATGGTTTTGGCGATTTACAATATGCCCTATATTTGGATAAATTGAAAGATTATTATTCGATTAATGGCGAAATTTACCAGTTGAACGAGAAAGGTAAAAAGATAGTTGATTTTTAG
- a CDS encoding HesA/MoeB/ThiF family protein, whose protein sequence is MKPSPKQLFLRQTTLPEVGKSGQQKLQQTTVLIVGCGGLGNTVATSLAGSGIGTIHLVDFDVVDVSNLHRQLFFTPDDIGKPKVFILGKYLTKIAPFTQVIEHNLVITKENVFDLITKVDYVLDCTDSLPTKYLLSDACVLRNKPFIYGSLYKYDGYVASFNIPQDDGSTTANLRDAFPEISKDAIPNCSEIGTLNTIVGIIGLMQANEVLKLVCGIGKPLINQLLIYNSLENSRFKMKLKMTDTCHSERIRRISQLFENETYFDANCELQDKSLLISAKTLRKKLSHGEASLGLTIISVIEDLDIKLPFSVHKKIPLSRLKVEELNLQENKEYVIVCMRGISSYIATQKIKETSPKINVLSLTNGISNY, encoded by the coding sequence ATGAAACCATCACCAAAACAGCTCTTCCTCCGTCAAACCACTTTACCAGAAGTAGGCAAAAGCGGACAACAAAAACTACAACAAACCACTGTGTTGATTGTAGGTTGTGGCGGTTTAGGAAATACAGTTGCTACTTCCTTAGCTGGAAGTGGAATTGGCACTATCCATTTGGTGGATTTTGATGTCGTCGATGTCTCCAATTTGCATCGGCAATTGTTTTTTACACCTGACGATATTGGTAAACCAAAAGTCTTCATTTTAGGGAAATACTTAACCAAAATTGCCCCTTTTACGCAAGTTATTGAACATAATTTGGTCATTACCAAAGAGAATGTATTTGATCTAATTACCAAAGTTGATTATGTGCTGGATTGCACTGACAGTTTACCCACAAAATATTTATTGAGCGACGCTTGCGTATTGAGAAATAAGCCATTTATCTACGGTTCGCTCTATAAATACGACGGTTATGTGGCAAGTTTTAATATTCCGCAGGACGATGGAAGCACAACGGCCAATTTACGAGATGCTTTTCCCGAAATATCCAAAGATGCCATACCAAATTGCTCTGAGATAGGTACGCTCAATACTATTGTAGGAATTATTGGGCTAATGCAGGCCAACGAAGTGCTAAAGTTGGTGTGCGGTATTGGCAAACCGCTTATTAACCAACTGCTCATTTACAATAGTTTAGAGAATTCGCGATTTAAAATGAAGTTAAAAATGACTGATACTTGTCATTCAGAGCGTATACGAAGAATCTCACAACTATTTGAAAACGAAACTTATTTTGATGCCAATTGTGAACTGCAAGATAAAAGCTTGCTGATTTCTGCAAAAACCTTACGTAAAAAACTATCGCACGGTGAGGCATCTTTGGGGCTAACCATTATTTCTGTCATTGAAGATCTTGACATAAAATTACCGTTTAGTGTTCATAAAAAAATACCTTTGTCGCGGTTAAAAGTAGAAGAGCTCAATTTGCAAGAGAACAAAGAATATGTTATCGTATGTATGAGAGGTATTTCTAGCTATATTGCCACTCAAAAAATTAAAGAAACGTCTCCGAAAATTAACGTTTTAAGCTTAACAAACGGCATAAGTAATTACTAA
- a CDS encoding MutS-related protein: protein MQQPLEFYKSEKAKYELELKSLKNKLATSSTIRLLLFVAIALGVYFFFGNFKLVAGIVMLGIAMFLYLVLRHGHLQYKRDFVKQLISINTTEIEVLYGNYLDLDEGLTYENPKHFYSYDIDLFGKGSFFQYVNRTVTKEGEKEFANQLTLNAIDVIEQKQNGIKELAKMPKWRQEFSAIASLVNVQHPAKHIIKWIHNYQSVLPKFMAVLPRIFSVISLILMVLTSLEVITYHLLLLWFFIGLGVAGAYLKKVNAIYEDAGKAKDTFKQYHKLLDKIETTTFSSEILIAQQNAIKTESEKASVIFKKFSKILDALDQRNNMIMAVVGNGFLLWDVYQAFKIENWITTYKDKVENWFKVIAFFDAQNSLANFAFNHQNYVYPKLNVEKNVIHAEQLGHPLLKTTNRVDNDFTIENQQFFIITGANMAGKSTFLRTVSLAIVMANIGLPVCAKSFTYSPIKLITSMRTSDSLADDESYFFSELKRLKFIVEEIKNDNYFIILDEILKGTNSTDKAIGSKKFVQKLVASNSTGIIATHDLSLCEIEKELTAIKNYYFDAEIINDELHFDYQLKTGVCKNMNASFLLKKMEIV from the coding sequence ATGCAACAACCACTAGAATTTTACAAGTCTGAAAAGGCAAAATACGAACTAGAACTCAAGTCATTAAAAAACAAGTTAGCTACATCTAGCACCATTAGATTGCTTCTTTTCGTAGCAATAGCATTGGGAGTTTATTTCTTTTTTGGGAACTTTAAACTCGTAGCGGGAATTGTAATGTTGGGAATCGCTATGTTTTTATATTTGGTGCTAAGACATGGGCACCTGCAATATAAACGTGACTTTGTGAAGCAACTAATTTCCATTAACACCACTGAAATTGAAGTGCTTTATGGCAATTATCTCGATTTGGATGAAGGTTTAACTTATGAAAACCCCAAACATTTTTACAGTTACGATATTGATCTTTTTGGAAAAGGGTCGTTCTTTCAATACGTCAACCGAACGGTAACCAAAGAAGGCGAAAAGGAGTTTGCAAACCAATTGACACTAAATGCTATTGATGTCATTGAGCAAAAGCAAAATGGTATTAAAGAATTAGCAAAAATGCCCAAATGGCGACAAGAATTTTCGGCCATTGCCAGTTTGGTCAATGTGCAACATCCGGCAAAGCATATCATAAAATGGATTCACAATTATCAATCGGTTTTGCCAAAATTTATGGCAGTTTTACCAAGAATATTTTCTGTTATTTCATTGATTTTAATGGTTTTAACAAGTTTGGAGGTGATTACCTATCACCTTTTACTACTTTGGTTTTTTATTGGATTGGGCGTAGCTGGAGCCTATCTAAAAAAAGTAAATGCTATTTATGAAGATGCGGGAAAAGCAAAGGATACGTTTAAACAGTATCACAAACTGTTAGATAAGATCGAAACCACCACTTTTTCATCAGAAATATTGATTGCACAACAAAATGCCATCAAAACCGAAAGTGAAAAAGCCTCTGTTATTTTTAAGAAATTCTCAAAAATATTAGATGCTCTGGACCAACGTAATAATATGATAATGGCGGTAGTGGGTAACGGGTTTCTGTTGTGGGATGTATACCAAGCTTTTAAAATTGAAAACTGGATAACTACTTACAAAGACAAGGTTGAAAATTGGTTTAAAGTCATTGCTTTTTTTGACGCCCAGAACAGTCTAGCTAATTTTGCTTTTAATCATCAAAATTATGTGTATCCTAAATTAAATGTAGAGAAAAACGTAATTCATGCAGAGCAACTGGGGCATCCATTATTGAAAACTACTAATCGTGTGGATAACGATTTTACTATTGAAAATCAGCAATTTTTTATTATTACCGGAGCGAATATGGCCGGTAAAAGTACTTTTTTACGTACCGTTTCTTTGGCAATTGTCATGGCAAATATAGGATTACCTGTTTGTGCCAAGTCATTTACATATTCTCCGATAAAATTAATTACCAGTATGCGGACATCCGATTCATTGGCCGATGATGAATCCTACTTCTTTTCGGAATTAAAACGTTTAAAGTTCATTGTAGAAGAAATAAAAAACGACAATTATTTTATTATTCTCGATGAAATTTTAAAGGGTACTAACAGCACCGATAAAGCCATTGGCTCTAAAAAGTTTGTGCAGAAATTAGTTGCTTCTAATTCCACCGGAATTATCGCCACACATGACCTTAGTCTTTGCGAAATAGAAAAAGAACTCACTGCTATCAAAAACTACTACTTTGATGCCGAAATTATCAACGACGAGCTTCATTTTGATTACCAACTCAAAACAGGGGTCTGTAAAAATATGAACGCGTCGTTTCTGTTAAAGAAGATGGAGATAGTTTAA
- a CDS encoding murein L,D-transpeptidase catalytic domain-containing protein, with product MINKFTILVLILSFCSCKKEKQGLINLKQNLVEETVNTEPKELDYAKEIEHIKSFAKKGDYNQKFAIMINYGLHSGKNRLFVVDLKKDSIIKKALVCHGSGKGKNTKAIPTVFSNVSESHCSSLGMAVMGKRAYSRWGKNYKYWIDGLEETNSNMRKRIVVLHGWKEMPEKETYPKPIATSWGCPTVTIDFLDQLDAILKKNEKVLFYSFKE from the coding sequence ATGATTAACAAGTTTACAATTTTAGTACTAATCCTATCTTTTTGCTCTTGCAAAAAAGAAAAACAAGGTTTAATTAACCTAAAACAGAATTTGGTTGAAGAAACAGTAAATACTGAACCTAAAGAATTGGATTACGCAAAAGAAATTGAACATATTAAAAGCTTTGCCAAGAAAGGCGATTACAACCAAAAATTTGCAATAATGATTAATTACGGCTTGCACAGCGGTAAAAACAGGCTTTTTGTGGTCGATTTAAAAAAGGACAGCATTATCAAAAAAGCATTGGTCTGTCATGGTAGCGGAAAAGGAAAAAACACCAAAGCAATTCCTACGGTTTTTAGCAATGTAAGTGAAAGCCATTGTTCTTCATTAGGAATGGCAGTAATGGGCAAAAGGGCATATAGCCGTTGGGGTAAAAACTACAAATATTGGATAGATGGACTTGAAGAAACCAACAGCAATATGAGAAAAAGAATTGTGGTTTTACATGGCTGGAAAGAAATGCCTGAAAAAGAAACCTATCCAAAACCAATAGCCACAAGTTGGGGCTGCCCAACTGTAACCATTGACTTTTTAGATCAACTGGATGCTATTCTAAAAAAGAACGAAAAAGTGTTGTTTTATTCGTTTAAAGAATAA
- a CDS encoding molybdenum cofactor biosynthesis protein MoaE, whose amino-acid sequence MSNSSIKITADKLNIQACYDFVQDPSCGGIALFVGTVRNQTQDKEVTLLDFSTYKPMAIKEMQKIADTALANFDILRIAIHHAEGELKIGAIPVIIAISAAHRKAAFAACQFAIDTLKETVPIWKKEHFVDGEVWVNAHP is encoded by the coding sequence ATGTCTAATAGTTCCATTAAAATAACGGCTGATAAACTCAACATCCAAGCGTGTTATGATTTTGTTCAGGATCCTTCTTGTGGTGGAATTGCATTATTTGTCGGCACTGTTAGAAACCAAACTCAAGATAAGGAAGTTACCTTGTTAGATTTTTCCACTTACAAACCCATGGCTATAAAGGAAATGCAAAAAATAGCTGACACCGCTCTAGCGAATTTTGACATTTTAAGAATTGCCATTCACCATGCAGAAGGCGAATTGAAAATTGGTGCTATTCCGGTAATTATTGCAATTTCGGCAGCACATAGAAAAGCAGCGTTTGCAGCTTGTCAATTTGCCATTGATACGTTAAAAGAAACCGTACCTATTTGGAAAAAAGAACATTTTGTGGATGGCGAGGTTTGGGTAAACGCACATCCGTAA